A genomic region of Venturia canescens isolate UGA chromosome 7, ASM1945775v1, whole genome shotgun sequence contains the following coding sequences:
- the LOC122413314 gene encoding 60S ribosomal protein L22-like, translated as MAPVPAKRAKGTMGKKQHLRGKGQKKKVALKFTIDCTHPVEDNIMDVANFEKYLQERIKVNGKTGNFGNNVTLERNKMKLSVNSDVDFSKRYLKYLTKKYLKKNKLRDWLRVVSKDRDTYELRYFQITSQEDDDEEDAE; from the exons ATGGCTCCT GTACCAGCGAAAAGGGCAAAAGGTACGATGGGCAAAAAACAGCACCTCCGAGGTAAGGgccagaaaaaaaaggttgcccTTAAATTTACCATCGACTGTACCCATCCAGTTGAAGACAACATTATGGATGTTGCCAATTTC GAAAAATACCTTCAAGAGAGAATTAAGGTCAATGGCAAAACTGGCAACTTTGGAAACAATGTTACCTTGGAACGCAACAAGATGAAATTGTCTGTCAACAGTGATGTCGACTTTTCCAAAAG gtACCTCAAgtatttgacgaaaaaatacTTGAAGAAGAACAAGTTGCGTGATTGGCTCAGAGTGGTCTCTAAGGACAGAGATACCTATGAACTCAGGTACTTCCAAATAACAAGTCAGGAAGATGACGATGAAGAAGATGCAGAATAA
- the LOC122413317 gene encoding gamma-aminobutyric acid receptor-associated protein encodes MKFQYKEEHPFEKRKAEGEKIRRKYPDRVPVIVEKAPKAKISDLDKQKYLVPSDLTVGQFYFLIRKRIHLRPEDALFFFVNNIIPPTSATMGSLYQEHHEEDFFLYIAYSDENVYGR; translated from the exons ATGAAGTTCCAATACAAAGAAGAACATCCGTTCGAGAAGCGAAAGGCAGAAGGCGAAAAAATACGTCGAAAGTATCCTGATCGAGTGCCA GTAATTGTTGAAAAAGCACCGAAAGCGAAAATCAGTGATCTcgacaaacaaaaatatctCGTTCCATCGGATTTGACGGTTGGACAATTTTATTTCCTCATCCGAAAACGAATCCACCTTCGTCCCGAAGATGCATTGTTCTTCTTCGTTAACAACATTATCCCTCCCACGAGTGCAACCATGGGTTCTCTCTATCAG GAACACCATGAGGAAGACTTCTTCCTGTACATTGCTTATAGTGACGAGAACGTGTATGGgcgctag
- the LOC122413300 gene encoding probable RNA-binding protein 46 — protein MSSASGSGNLHESQLTKRLLDLTRATNYELVQENGQRRLTAPEFTIEMKEKLKGSEIFIGRLPRDCYEDEIMPILQNIGRLLELRLMLDFSGSTRGYAFALFESPAIARQACRALDGYEIRPGRKIGVVTSIDNCRLFFGGVPKDKTKEDFLNELGKLLDGITNIYVYPNSQDKTQNRGFIFVEFKDHRAAAMARRKLIPGRVILWNHEIAVDWADPEPGEPIDNYLMETISALFVRNLALDAHHHRIREIFQKATNIPILKVKKINHFAFVHYENRQQAQSVLDTMTKPGGIAEQNQWEIRWAKPLNSYKSTERRNFTNVAITGGNADAPKRSIFGSKIIDHKKSLRKINQEKIAMDFIRYANYPLLLTKFVAEKFNAVCSFQCYPNQDGFICKVTGTRGSEVIFVFESQRFPSEKMAFEYGAFDIFHHMNDAVENFKLQPLTECNERGPLYKFEACRS, from the exons atgtcatcggCAAGTGGATCCGGAAATCTTCACGAGTCTCAACTAACAAAGAGGCTTCTTGACTTGACACGAGCGACTAATTACGAACTTGTCCAAGAGAATGGACAACGGCGTTTGACAGCCCCGGAGTTTACCATCGAGATGAAAGAGAAATTGAAAGGTTCCGAAATATTCATCGGTCGTTTACCGCGCGATTGTTACGAGGACGAGATCATGCCGATTTTGCAAAACATTGGTCGACTCCTAGAGCTTCGATTAATGCTTGATTTTTCGGGCTCGACGAGGGGATATGCTTTCGCACTTTTTGAGAGTCCGGCAATCGCTCGTCAAGCTTGCCGAGCCCTCGATGGCTACGAGATACGTCCGGGTCGTAAAATCGGGGTTGTTACATCGATCGATAATTGCCGTTTATTTTTTGGCGGAGTTCCCAAGGACAAAACCAAAGAAGATTTTCTCAATGAACTTGGAAAGCTACTGGATGGTATTACGAACATCTATGTGTATCCTAATTCTCAGGATAAAACGCAGAACAGAGGATTTATCTTTGTGGAATTCAAAGATCATCGGGCCGCCGCTATGGCACGACGCAAACTCATACCTGGTAGAGTGATTTTGTGGAACCACGAAATCGCAGTTGATTGGGCTGATCCTGAGCCGGGAGAACCTATTGATAATTACCTTATGGAAACG ATTTCTGCACTGTTTGTTCGCAATCTCGCGTTGGATGCTCACCATCATCGCAtccgagaaatttttcaaaaagctACGAACATACCGATattgaaagtgaagaaaataaatcacttCGCTTTTGTACACTACGAAAATCGTCAGCAGGCTCAAAGCGTCCTCGACACGATGACAA AACCAGGTGGAATCGCTGAACAAAATCAGTGGGAGATTCGCTGGGCTAAGCCATTAAATTCGTACAAATCGACCGAACGTCGAAATTTTACGAATGTTGCGATCACTGGTGGGAATGCCGATGCGCCAAAACGCTCAATATTTGGCTCTAAAATAATAGATCACAAAAAATCTcttagaaaaataaatcaagaaaaaattgcaatgGATTTTATCAGATATGCCAATTATCCACTACTTTTGACGAAATTCGTCGCTGAGAAGTTCAATGCGGTGTGTTCTTTCCAATGTTACCCTAACCAGGATGGGTTTATTTGCAAG GTGACCGGTACAAGAGGATCGGAGGTTATTTTTGTGTTTGAAAGTCAAAGATTCCCATCTGAAAAAATGGCATTTGAGTACGGTGCCTTCGATATATTTCATCACATGAATGATgctgttgaaaacttcaagcTGCAACCACTCACCGAATGCAATGAAAGGGGTCCACTTTACAAATTCGAGGCATGTCGAAGCTAA
- the LOC122413310 gene encoding transmembrane protein 177 → MTSRLAWFATSTGRKFSLGFMSATAITAFGLQYCPHTYLLYKYKEIVAMYQSGKMVPVPERIMKVWNEAITDLSLPDYQTKYLEPFMVFGFDLFHAGTVRSKYGAIVGIPINFTYESVSTLDPTPILVNNEPVNWNRQDARDLLETLVLSEDAKRYAIAREMLMLRKNTPLINSGITAFVVSTNYLLSQKVNENFKLFDRPLFVRGFCYFLCCFFSFGIWAAQIDILNVQREKDADEYLAQLDERYTKGAIEFYTKTMSRNIALRSLLGTEGPSTFTRSGNENFLFRQPRMSLQERKSFFENKLVEIKQKKEVLTNNNT, encoded by the exons ATGACAAGTCGGCTGGCATGGTTTGCGACGAGCACAGGCCGAAAATTTTCTCTTGGTTTTATGAGTGCAACCGCAATCACAGCCTTTGGTTTGCAATATTGTCCGCATACTTATTTGTTATATAAATACAAGGAAATTGTAGCGATGTATCA ATCTGGCAAAATGGTTCCTGTACCCGAGCGtataatgaaagtttggaacGAAGCAATAACAGATCTAAGTTTACCCGATTACCAAACCAAATATTTGGAGCCATTCATGGTTTTTGGTTTCGATTTGTTTCACGCGGGTACCGTGCGCTCGAAATATGGTGCAATAGTTGGTATCCCAATAAATTTCACTTACGAGTCCGTTTCGACATTAGATCCAACACCGATTCTCGTGAATAACGAGCCCGTTAATTGGAATCGTCAGGATGCGCGTGACTTGCTCGAAACTTTGGTACTTTCGGAAGATGCTAAACGATACGCTATCGCGAGAGAAATGTTGATGTTAAGAAAAAACACGCCCTTGATCAATTCGGGAATCACAGCGTTTGTGGTTTCCACGAATTATCTTTTGAGTCAAAAAGTCAATGAGAATTTCAAACTATTCGATCGTCCTTTATTTGTACGAGGATTTTGCTATTTCCTGTGCTGTTTCTTCAGCTTCGGCATTTGGGCAGCACAAATCGATATATTGAACGTACAACGAGAAAAAGATGCTGATGAGTACCTCGCTCAACTAGACGAGCGATACACAAAAGGagcaattgaattttataCGAAAACTATGAGCAGGAATATTGCCCTACGATCACTCCTTGGCACTGAGGGTCCGAGCACCTTTACCAGATCTGGTAATGAAAATTTCCTATTCAGACAGCCAAGAATGTCTCTTCAAGAGAGAAAATCTTTCTTCGAGAATAAACTCGTTGAAATTAAACAGAAGAAGGAGGTGTTGACCAACAATAATACGTAA
- the LOC122413313 gene encoding pleckstrin homology domain-containing family J member 1-like, with protein sequence MKFNEKQLANAGQGPADIEGRLNHRRAHKSVFKERWFKLRCNLLFYFNINELGQIETKPSGMIILENYTVKTDGAMEGEFAFSIIFRGEHEKRHILTGRSEMQVDEWVAALRCASYEFWRSKLVVLQKNLCIKTGKDPLLMVPRNQGSVRDGIWETPSFRSHVGFTQFTENKEPSQEVDLIDFS encoded by the exons atgaaattcaatgaGAAACAATTAGCGAATGCAGGACAAGGGCCGGCTGATATCGAAGGCCGTTTAAATCATAGACGTGCTCACAAATCTG TTTTCAAAGAACGATGGTTCAAATTGAGATGCAATCTTCTCTTCTATTTCAACATCAACGAATTAGGCCAGATTGAAACCAAGCCGAGTGGAATGATAATTTTGGAAAACTATACAGTCAAAACGGATGGAGCAATGGAAGGAGAATTTGCGTTCAGTATTATTTTTCGTGGTGAGCATGAAAAGCGGCATATTCTTACGGGTCGTTCGGAGATGCAAGTCGACGAATGGGTGGCGGCATTGAGATGCGCCAGTTACGAATTCTGGCGATCTAAATTAGTTGTTTTACAAAAGAATTTGTGCATTAAGACCGGGAAAGATCCACTTTTGATGGTTCCGAGAAATCAAGGTTCTGTAAGAGATGGAATTTGGGAAACTCCGAGCTTTCGTTCTCATGTTGGGTTTACacaatttactgaaaataagGAACCCAGTCAAGAAGTTGACCTTATAGATTTTTCGTGA